One genomic window of Globicephala melas chromosome 8, mGloMel1.2, whole genome shotgun sequence includes the following:
- the MPZL2 gene encoding myelin protein zero-like protein 2 isoform X2, producing the protein MYGKSPTRAVLFLLGIQLTALWPIAAVEIYTPRVLEAVNGTDVRLKCTFSSFAPVGDALTVTWNFRPRDGGPEQFVFYYHVDPFRPMSGRFKDRVVWDGNPERYDVSILLWKLQFDDNGTYTCQVKNPPDVDGLIGEIQLSVVQTVRFSEIHFLALAIGSACALMVIIVIVVVLFQHFRKKRRAERAHKVVEIKSKLKISKNKNPEISWC; encoded by the exons ATGTATGGCAAGAGCCCTACGCGTGCTGTGCTTTTTCTCCTCGGCATACAGCTCACAG CTCTTTGGCCAATAGCAGCTGTGGAAATTTACACTCCCCGTGTGCTGGAGGCTGTCAATGGGACCGATGTTCGGTTAAAATGCACTTTCTCCAGCTTTGCCCCTGTGGGTGATGCTCTAACAGTGACCTGGAATTTCCGTCCTCGAGATGGGGGCCCTGAGCAGTTT GTTTTCTACTACCATGTGGATCCTTTCAGACCCATGAGTGGGCGTTTCAAGGACCGGGTGGTCTGGGATGGGAACCCTGAGCGGTACGATGTCTCCATCCTCCTCTGGAAGCTACAGTTTGATGACAATGGGACATACACCTGCCAGGTGAAGAACCCACCTGATGTTGATGGGCTGATAGGGGAGATCCAGCTCAGCGTTGTGCAAACTG TACGCTTCTCTGAGATCCACTTCCTGGCCCTGGCCATTGGCTCCGCCTGTGCACTGATGGTCATAATAGTAATTGTGGTGGTCCTCTTCCAGCATTTCCGGAAAAAGCGACGGGCTGAAAGAGCTCATAAAGTGGTGGAGATAAAATC gAAGCTGAAGATTTCCAAGAACAAGAACCCTGAGATAAGTTGGTGTTAA
- the MPZL2 gene encoding myelin protein zero-like protein 2 isoform X1, translating into MYGKSPTRAVLFLLGIQLTALWPIAAVEIYTPRVLEAVNGTDVRLKCTFSSFAPVGDALTVTWNFRPRDGGPEQFVFYYHVDPFRPMSGRFKDRVVWDGNPERYDVSILLWKLQFDDNGTYTCQVKNPPDVDGLIGEIQLSVVQTVRFSEIHFLALAIGSACALMVIIVIVVVLFQHFRKKRRAERAHKVVEIKSKEEEKLNQEKKVSVYLEDTD; encoded by the exons ATGTATGGCAAGAGCCCTACGCGTGCTGTGCTTTTTCTCCTCGGCATACAGCTCACAG CTCTTTGGCCAATAGCAGCTGTGGAAATTTACACTCCCCGTGTGCTGGAGGCTGTCAATGGGACCGATGTTCGGTTAAAATGCACTTTCTCCAGCTTTGCCCCTGTGGGTGATGCTCTAACAGTGACCTGGAATTTCCGTCCTCGAGATGGGGGCCCTGAGCAGTTT GTTTTCTACTACCATGTGGATCCTTTCAGACCCATGAGTGGGCGTTTCAAGGACCGGGTGGTCTGGGATGGGAACCCTGAGCGGTACGATGTCTCCATCCTCCTCTGGAAGCTACAGTTTGATGACAATGGGACATACACCTGCCAGGTGAAGAACCCACCTGATGTTGATGGGCTGATAGGGGAGATCCAGCTCAGCGTTGTGCAAACTG TACGCTTCTCTGAGATCCACTTCCTGGCCCTGGCCATTGGCTCCGCCTGTGCACTGATGGTCATAATAGTAATTGTGGTGGTCCTCTTCCAGCATTTCCGGAAAAAGCGACGGGCTGAAAGAGCTCATAAAGTGGTGGAGATAAAATC aaaagaagaagaaaagctcaaccaagaaaaaaaggtttctgtttatttagaAGACACAGACTAA